The DNA region CTGACCGCTCTGAATGTTTTCCAGGAAGGAGGCGATCCCCAGGAAGAACAGCCCCAGGGTCGCGGCCTTCGTCGGGGAGTGGGTGCGCGTGAAGAAATCCGGCAGGCGAACAAGGCCCACCGCGCTGGAGAAGAAAAACAGCGCACCGATCAGCGCGCTGATGGCGCTGACAAGGCTCATCCACCCCTCGGGCCGGGTGATCTCATGTTCAATCATCGAGCTC from Chrysiogenia bacterium includes:
- a CDS encoding monovalent cation/H(+) antiporter subunit G — its product is MSLVSAISALIGALFFFSSAVGLVRLPDFFTRTHSPTKAATLGLFFLGIASFLENIQSGQ